In one window of Duganella dendranthematis DNA:
- a CDS encoding M15 family metallopeptidase yields MVLFPSGREFVVSALAGANARLQQTLGRAASRRRAELGALGRSGRQSMGGLRDFLAEHYVLCLGGLALLTIPPMLALLLARPTLNGFDSSTREVNTQVAGLLEGEQLVPPPALPPLVFTTAEVQLERPMLISASRDWAQLDAVYAQRLLMVFRIMKEKYGYDMALLEGYRSPERQNKLAALGSGVTNAAAFQSWHQYGLAADCAFLRDGKLVISERDPWAMRGYQLYGEVAESMGMTWGGRWKMMDFGHTELRRPGVMKQ; encoded by the coding sequence ATGGTGCTATTTCCGTCCGGGCGCGAATTCGTCGTGTCGGCTTTGGCCGGGGCTAACGCGCGCCTCCAGCAAACGCTGGGCCGCGCCGCCAGTCGCCGCCGCGCCGAGCTGGGTGCGCTTGGCCGTTCGGGGCGTCAATCGATGGGTGGCCTGCGCGATTTTCTGGCCGAGCATTATGTGCTGTGCCTGGGCGGCCTGGCGCTGCTGACCATCCCGCCGATGCTAGCGTTGCTGCTGGCGCGGCCGACGCTGAATGGCTTTGACAGCTCTACCCGCGAGGTCAACACGCAAGTGGCGGGCCTGCTGGAAGGCGAACAGCTGGTGCCGCCACCGGCGTTGCCGCCGCTGGTGTTCACCACCGCCGAAGTGCAGCTGGAGCGGCCGATGCTGATCTCGGCGAGCCGCGACTGGGCGCAGCTCGACGCCGTCTATGCGCAGCGGCTGTTGATGGTGTTCCGCATCATGAAAGAAAAATACGGGTATGACATGGCGCTGCTGGAAGGTTACCGCAGTCCCGAGCGTCAGAACAAACTGGCCGCACTGGGTTCCGGCGTGACCAACGCCGCCGCGTTCCAGAGCTGGCACCAATACGGTCTGGCTGCCGATTGCGCCTTCCTGCGCGACGGCAAGCTGGTGATTTCCGAGCGCGATCCATGGGCGATGCGCGGTTACCAGCTGTATGGCGAGGTCGCCGAGTCCATGGGCATGACCTGGGGCGGGCGCTGGAAGATGATGGATTTCGGGCACACAGAACTGCGCCGGCCCGGCGTGATGAAACAATAG